The Buttiauxella selenatireducens genome has a window encoding:
- the setB gene encoding sugar efflux transporter SetB, with protein MQNSPIAATRKPLDLTSSAFLIVAFLTGIAGALQTPTLSLFLTEEVHVRPAMVGFFFTGSAIIGIAVSQFLAGRSDRKGDRKALIFVCCLLGALACVLFAWNRNYFVLLFVGVFLSSFGSTANPQMFALAREHADRTGREAVMFSSILRAQVSLAWVIGPPIAYALALGFGFTTMYLSAALAFVVCSVMVRMLLPSMRKEVVTKTTTLEAPRRNRRDALLLFVACTMMWGCNSLYIINMPLYIIHELHLPEKLAGVMMGTAAGLEIPTMLIAGYYAKRFGKRFLMRIAAVAGLMFYIGMLTLHNEIMLLGLQLLNAIFIGILAGIGMLYFQDLMPGQAGAATTLYTNTTRVGWIIAGSMAGVVAEIWNYHTVFYIALGMIAITAFCMVKIKDI; from the coding sequence GTAAGCCCCTTGATTTAACGTCTTCCGCCTTTTTGATTGTCGCTTTTCTAACCGGGATTGCAGGTGCATTACAAACACCAACATTGAGCCTGTTTCTGACCGAAGAAGTTCATGTTCGTCCAGCAATGGTGGGTTTCTTTTTCACCGGCAGCGCAATCATTGGTATTGCTGTCAGCCAGTTTCTTGCGGGTCGTTCTGACCGGAAAGGCGATCGGAAAGCACTCATTTTTGTCTGCTGCTTATTAGGCGCGCTCGCTTGCGTGCTATTTGCCTGGAACCGTAACTATTTTGTGTTGCTGTTCGTCGGGGTTTTTCTCAGCAGTTTTGGATCAACCGCTAACCCGCAAATGTTTGCCCTGGCGCGAGAACACGCCGACCGTACTGGTCGCGAGGCCGTCATGTTCAGCTCGATTCTGCGTGCGCAGGTATCGCTTGCCTGGGTGATTGGCCCCCCTATCGCTTACGCCCTTGCGTTAGGTTTTGGTTTTACCACGATGTATCTTAGCGCCGCGCTGGCGTTTGTGGTTTGCAGTGTGATGGTGCGGATGTTGTTACCGTCGATGCGAAAAGAGGTGGTGACGAAAACAACCACCCTTGAGGCTCCCCGCCGTAATCGCCGTGACGCTCTGCTGTTGTTTGTCGCCTGCACCATGATGTGGGGCTGTAATAGTCTCTATATCATTAATATGCCGCTCTACATCATTCATGAATTACATCTGCCGGAGAAACTGGCGGGCGTGATGATGGGGACGGCTGCTGGCCTTGAGATCCCCACCATGCTGATCGCCGGTTACTACGCCAAACGCTTCGGTAAGCGTTTCCTGATGCGTATTGCGGCAGTTGCGGGTCTGATGTTCTACATTGGGATGCTGACGCTGCACAACGAAATCATGCTGTTGGGGTTGCAACTGCTGAACGCGATTTTCATCGGTATTTTGGCGGGTATCGGCATGCTCTATTTTCAGGATTTAATGCCGGGCCAGGCTGGAGCGGCAACCACGCTATATACCAATACCACGCGTGTCGGTTGGATTATCGCGGGGTCGATGGCCGGTGTCGTGGCTGAAATCTGGAATTACCACACCGTGTTTTATATCGCGTTAGGAATGATAGCCATCACCGCTTTTTGCATGGTGAAAATCAAAGACATCTAA